The genomic region AGATACGGTGACGTTCGAGGAGGCCGTCGAGCTCTTCGAGCGCTCCGATTACGACGTTCATGAACTGTTCCACGTGGCCAATCGTCTCCGGCTTAATCAGTTCGGGAACCGGATCCATCTCTGCGGCATTATCAACGCCAAGAGCGGCCTCTGTCTGGAGGACTGTAGCTTTTGTAGCCAGTCCGCTCACCACGCTACCCAGATCCCGAGGTATGGTGTAGTATCCCCAGACGAGATGGTCCAAGCTGCCAGAAAGGTCAGGGAGCACGGCGCCTCCGCGCTTGGGGTCGTCACCGCGGATCGCGGCTACACCGCCGCGTCAGCGGATTTTCGTCAGCTTGTCGAGGGGATCCAGGCTATTGCGCAGGACGGCCTGGTAGAGGGTCACGCCTCCCTCGGAATCATGGGTGACGAGGAGTTTCGACAGCTCAAGGTGGCAGGTCTCACCACGTTCAATCACAACTTGGAGACCGGCCGCTCCTTCTTTCCGAAGGTCTGTACGACCCACACCTATGACGAGCGTGTGAGCACCGTCAAGGCCGCCAAGGCTGCCGGGATCAGGGTCTGTAGCGGCGGGGTCATCGGGATGGGGGAGAAGCCGGTGCATCGCGCCGAGCTCGCCTTCGCCCTCAAGGAGCTGGACGTAGACGAGGTCCCCCTGAACTTCCTGATCTCTGTGGAAGGGACCCGATTGGAGAAGGCCACCCCGCTCTCACCGCTCGAAATGCTGAAGGTGATCGCACTCTTCCGCTGGATCCTCCCGACCAAGAACATCTTTATCTGCGCCGGCAGAGCGCATCTGGGCGAACTGCAATCGATGATCTTTTTCGCCGGCGCGAGCGGAATGATGGTCGGCGACTTCCTCACGACCAAGAACCGAAGCGTGAGCGACGATCTCAAGATGCTTCATGGTTTGGGGCTTGAGTTCGGCGAATCCTTGCTCGCCCTGGAACGCCAGGCCGCGACTGCCGCCATCTAACTCGCGCGATCCCCATGCGCATGAACGTCTGACCCCCTCACCTTTGTCCTCTCCACCCGGTGAGGGGAGAGGAGTTTTTCTTGTTGCCCCTCGCCCCTTTGGGGGAGAGGGTGCGGGTGAGGGGGTTTTCGAATCCATGGCCTCTCGCAGTCATCGGCTCCGGCAGGACGACAAACGATACGTGTGGCACCCGTTCACCCAGATGCAGAGCTGGTTGCATGAGTGCCACCCGATCATCGAGCATGGCAAGGGAAGCACCCTCATCGATGTGGACGGGCGCCGTTACCTGGACGGGATCTCCTCGCTCTGGGTGACCGTCCACGGCCACCGTAAGGGGGCGATCGATCGAGCCATTCGCGCCCAACTTGGCAAGATCGCCCACACCACCTTCCTGGGCCTGTCTCATCCGCTCGCCATTGAACTGGCTAAGGCGCTCGTCCGGATCACCCCGCAGGGACTCGCCAAGGTCTTTTACTCCGACAACGGCTCGACCGCCGTCGAGATCGCGCTTAAGATGGCGTTTCAGTACTGGCAGCAGCGGGGCGGGGCTTTTGCCCGCAAGAGGAGGTTCATCGCCTTGGAAGAGGCGTATCACGGGGACACACTGGGCGCGGTCAGCGTCGGCGGCATCG from Candidatus Methylomirabilis limnetica harbors:
- the bioB gene encoding biotin synthase BioB — its product is MKGVQSGGVTERVRQIGERVLAGDTVTFEEAVELFERSDYDVHELFHVANRLRLNQFGNRIHLCGIINAKSGLCLEDCSFCSQSAHHATQIPRYGVVSPDEMVQAARKVREHGASALGVVTADRGYTAASADFRQLVEGIQAIAQDGLVEGHASLGIMGDEEFRQLKVAGLTTFNHNLETGRSFFPKVCTTHTYDERVSTVKAAKAAGIRVCSGGVIGMGEKPVHRAELAFALKELDVDEVPLNFLISVEGTRLEKATPLSPLEMLKVIALFRWILPTKNIFICAGRAHLGELQSMIFFAGASGMMVGDFLTTKNRSVSDDLKMLHGLGLEFGESLLALERQAATAAI